TCGCGTGCGCTGGCTCACACCTCCTTCCAATTTCACCGCCGGCCCTTGCGTGTCCCGTTTGCTTTCTCTACGTTGCATCGGGAAGTCACATCTGAAGATAGGGGGGACATGGCGCGTCGCCTTCCCGGGCGTTCACCATCGGTCCTCGCCGCACTCCGCATCTCTTATCCATACCTATTCATTCGTCGGTCATCGCTCAAAGGACCATCCCATGAAGCAAGGGAATACTGTCTCCGGCAGTACGCCAATCATTATGCTCGGCGTGCTCTTCACCGCTCTCACGCTGCTGTCAACTCCTGCGCTCGCGCAGAGAGGACTGCAGTTCAACGGCAGCAATCAGTATGTGACATTCGGGAGCGCGTCATCGCTCGGTGCAGGTTCGTTCACTCTGGAGTGCTGGTTCATGCGGACCGGGGCGGGTGTCGCGACCTCGACAGGCTCGGGCGGGATCTCTGCGGTCCCACTTGTCACGAAAGGCCGCGCTGAGGCCGACAACAGTCTGGTGGACATGAACTACTTCCTCGGCATTCAGGATGGGACCGGTGTCTTGACCGCCGACTTCGAAGAAGGGACGGCCACGGCAAGTCCGGGATTGAATCATCCCGTCTTCGGCGTCACTCCGGTGAGTTACAATGTCTGGCATCATGCGGCCGTGACATATGACACCACCAGCAGGCGCTGGCAACTCTTCCTGAATGGGGTCCTGGAAAAGGACACCGTTCTTCAGGCCGGCCGGAGGGTGCCGCAGTTCAACAGCACCCAGCACGCAGGGATCGGCACGGCGATGACCTCGGCGGGGACTGCGGCAGGATTCCTGAATGGATCGATCGACGAAGTCCGGATCTGGAATGTTCCGCGTACCCAGGCGGAGATCCAGGGAGCAATGCTCACCGAACTGAGTTCGGGGACAGGGTTGCTCGGACGGTGGGGCATGAATGAGGGATCCGGATCCACGATCGCGAACGCGGTCGGGGGTGGCATGTCAGGGACCCTGACGGGTTCACCGACATGGATCAACCCGGGCACCACGTTCGCACTACCGACAGCGACCGCTTTTAATATCTCCTCCGGGACCAGTGCCTATGTCACGTTCGGGACTGGCACCACGATGAACGCCGCGACCTTCACGATCGAGACATGGTTCCGGCGCGAAGCAGCGGGAACCACCGTCAGCACCGGAACGGGCGGGATCGCTGCGGCCATTCCGCTGGTGACCAAGGGGACATCCGAATCGGAAGCGCCCTCGGTCGACATCAACTACTTTCTTGGTATCAACACCTCGGGAAATGTCCTGTGTGCCGACTTTGAGGAAGGTGCGAGCGGTTCCTCCCCGAGTCTGAATCACCCTGTCTCCGGCACCACGGCCATACTGAACAATGTCTGGTACCACGCAGCGGCGACGTACGACGGCACGTCGTGGCGCCTTTATCTGAACGGGGATCTGGAAGCAGAGTTGTCGGTCGGCCAGCCGGCGGCATCAGCGACGACCGCCCGTTGGCCCTGGCAACATCTATCCGATCGAATGGCACGACCATCCAGGGATACTTTGCAGGGCGTCTGGATGAGGTCCGCATCTGGAACTCCGCACGGTCACAAACCCAGGTCCGCTCCACCATCAACGACCGCATTGCGGCGCCACAGGCAGGCTTGATCGGACGCTGGGGGCTGGATGAGGCCGCCGGCCGGACCGTGAATGCTTCCGCTGGCACAACGGCGAATGGTACCATTCCCGCGGCCACCTGGAACTTCGGATGGGTGGGAGGCGCTCCCTTCAATATCAGCACGAACACTCCTCCGTCCGCTTCGGGCGTCACGGTCACTGGTACACCTGCTCTGAAACAGGTGCTCACGGGGTCCTACTCGTATGTGGACGCCGAAGGAGATCTCGAAAGCGGGACTACCTATCGTTGGCTTCGGAACGGGACCCCGATTGCCGGCGCGACGTCGATCACCTATAGTCCTCTGATCGCGGATGCCGGGACTCTGCTGAGCTTTGAGGTGACACCGCGCGCAGCATCGGGTTCACCCACAGGGGTTCCCGTCGTGTCGGCCGCGGTTGGACCTGTGACAGGGACGCCCGATGCTCTTTCCTTTGGCGGCACCAATGCCTATGTCACCTTTGGTACCGGGACGGGACTGAACCTTCCGACCTTTACCATTGAAACATGGTTCAAGCGGACGGGCTCGGGTGTTTCCAATACCACCGGGACGGGTGGCCTCGATGCGATCCCGCTGATCGCCAAAGGTGCTGCAGAGGCGGAGGTCGCGACCATCGATATCAATTACTTCCTCGGGATCCGCGCGTCCGATGGTGTGCTGTGCGCAGATTTTGAGGAAGGAGCTGCCGGTACGGCCCCGAGCCAGAATCATCCGGTGGCCGGAGTGACCCCGATCCAGAACAATGAGTGGTATCATGCTGCTGCGACGTACGACGGGACCACCTGGAAGCTCTATCTGAACGGGGCTCTCGATGCAACGCTTGTCGTCGGGCAGCCGGTGGCATCCACGACGACCTCACCGACCGCGCTGGCGACATCACTCCGGTCGAATGGCACCACGGCCCAGGGATTCTTCCATGGAGTGATGGATGAAGTGCGCCTCTGGAATGGCGCGCGCACGCAGAGTGAGATCCAATCGACGCTCAATCTGCAGATCGTCACTCCGCAATCGGATCTGGTGGCCCGCTGGTCGCTGGATGAAGGGGCCGGCACAACGGTCTCCGGCTCCGCGGGCACCTCGTGGTCAGGAACGGTCACCGGGGCCAACTTCGCCTGGGAGGTGGGAGCTCCCTTCTCGTTGTCGCCGAACCAGCCACCGGGCGCAACCAATGTTGTGGTCTCTGGCACGCCTGTCGTCGGTCAGATGCTGAGCGGAGGTTATACCTATGCGGATCCCGATGGCGATCCCGAGGGGGTCTCGCTTTTCCGCTGGCTCCGCAACGGCGTGGCGATCGCAGGTGCAACGTCGCTCAGCTACACGTTGAGCCAGGACGACGCTGGCAAGGTGTTGGTGTTCGAGGTGACCCCGGTGGCTGCCGTCGGTGCAAGCATCGGAACTCCTGTGGAGAGTGCGCCGGCCGGACCGGTCGGATCATCGGGAGTCACGTCGATCACGTTGCAGAATGGACTGAATGGCTATGCAGGAATGATCGATACGCATATCCGCGAGGCCGCACCGTCGACCTCCCATGGCTCATTGGAATCGGTCGAATGGGATTCCACCGAGTCCAATGTCGCAAACACACGGAAGTATGCGCTCTTCCGCTTCGAGGATCTGGTTGGAGCGGGAAAGATCCCGGCGAACGCGACGATCGCCCAGGCAGCCCTGGTCTATGATGTCTGGGATACCGGAGACTCCGGTCTGGTGTACGAATCTGCGCTGGACTGGACCGAGGATGTCACGTATAATGCCTTCGGATCAACGCCCGGCGTGCAAGCTGCCGATCTCGGACTGTTCGTCGGCGTTGCCGGTGGAGGATCTCTCGGCACACGGTCTGTCGATGTGACCGCAAGCCTCGGCCGCTGGATCGCAACGCCTTCTGCAAATCATGGTTGGATCGTCATGTATCGCGGGCCTGATGGCAGCAAGGTACGGTCGAGCGAGTATCCGACGATCGCGCAGCGCCCCCGCCTCATCATCACGTATAGCGCGGGTGCCCCGTTGATGCCCGTCCTCGTGGGCCCGGCAGATGGCAGTACCGGGACAGGGACGTCGCCTCTCCTTCACGTCACGGTGAGTGATCCTGATCTTGATTCCCTCACGGTGAAATTCTACGGCCGCGCTGCCGGCGTGTCTGCCCAGCCTGATTTCACGATCGCAGGGCTTCCGGATACGCAGTACTATACGGCGGAGAGCAACGGTGGATCGAATGCGATCTTCAAGGCGCAGACCCAGTGGATCGCGGCCAATGCCGGAACCCGGAACATCGTGTACGTCCAGCACTTCGGCGATGTCACGAATACCGGCAGCAGTGAGCCGGAGTGGAAACGCGCCGATACGACGATGTCGTTCCTGGAATCGCCGGCACCGGGGCTGCCCTATGGGATCAGCATCGGCAATCACGACCAGATCGGCGGCACGGCCCTCTACAATCAGTACTTCGGGACCGCCCGATTCTCCGGCCGCCCGTACTATGGCGGTTCGTTCGGACCGACCAATGAGAGCCACTTCGTTCTGTTCTCCGCCGGGACCCTGCAGTTCATTGCGCTGAGTCTGAACTACTCGACGCCGATGAATCCGGCGATGCTACACTGGGCGGACAGTCTGCTGAAAGCCCATGGAGACAGGAGGGCGATCGTGGGTTCGCATTCGATCATCGGTACGGGGAACCCGGCCTCGTTCTCTTCCGAAGGACAGGTGTTGTATGATTCACTCAAAGACAATCCAAATCTGTTCCTGATGCTCTGCGGGCATGTGCCGGGTGAAGGCCGCCGGGCCGATACGTACAACGGCCATACGGTCCATACCCTTCTCGCCGATTTCCAGAGCTTCACCAATGGCGGGAACGGCTGGATGCGGTTGCTCGAATTCTCCCCGTCGAACAATCTGATCACGGTGAAGACGTACTCCCCCACGCTCGGCCAGTATGACACCGACGCAACGAGTCAGTTCACCCTGCCGTACGATATGCAATCCGCGGCACCGGGTACGTTCCAGTTGCTCGGTACCGTTGGGTCCGTCGCATCCGGTGGCTCCGCCCAGCTGGTCTGGCCTGCACTGGCTCCGGAAACGCTGCATGAATGGTACGTGACGGTGGGAGATTCGAGCACCACGACGATCGGGGCGACGTGGAGTTTTTCGACCGGCACAAGTATCTCCGCGGACCTGAAGGTCATGCTGCAGGGGCCGTTCGTCGCCGACTCGATGTCGACCACGCTGGCGTCGGCGGGATATCTCCCGTTGGTCCAGCCCTATAGTGCCGCACCCTGGTCTCACGGTGGTGGCGAGTCGGTTTCCTCCATTCCCACGGGTGTCGTGGACTGGGTGCTTCTGGAACTGCGCACGGGTACAACGGGTGCGACGAAAGTGGCGACGCGCGCGGCGTTCATCAAGAGCAATGGAGCGATCACGGACCTCGATGGCATATCTCCGGTCCAATTCTCCGGCTTGCCTGCAGGCTCTTACTTCGTGGTGGTGTACCATCGGAACCACCTTGCCGTGATGAGCGCGGCAACGGTGGCTCTTGCAGCATCGAGCGAGCCCTATGACTTCACCACCGGGCCTGACAAGTACTATGGCGGCGACGCGAAGGAAGTGGCGACAGGCGTGTATGGTATGTGGGCCGGGGATGTGACGGGCAACGGCATCGTGAAGTACAACCTTGGCGGGAACGATCGCCTGCCCATATTCCAGCGTGTCGGCGGTACCAATGTGAATGCGACGGTGAACGGGTATTACCCTGAAGATGTGAACTTGAACGGCCAGGTGAAATACAATCTCGGCGGGAACGACCGTCTGATCGTCTTCCAGGTGGTAGGCGGGACGAACGTCAATGCCACCCGGTCCACCAGAGTTCCGAACTAACGATATCCAGGAGAAAAGGACAATGAAAAGACTCTTAGTGATCGCTGTAGTGATGATCCTGATGTCAGGGATCGTGATGGCGGCCGTGACCGTCCGTGCCGGTATCTTCAGCGCGGGGACACAGACCATCAATGTGATGGCCAAGCCGGTGGGGGGTGGTGTGATATCCACCATTTCCTCGATATCGATCCCGATCGCCTGGGAGACGGCATCGGGGATCACGATCACGAATGTGGATTATGCGCCCGGTCTGCAGCAGACCGATGTGGGGACCTCGGGCATCTATTCCTATGCGGTGTACAGCCTCATGCCGGGCACGGCCATCACGTGGGCCGAGGGGAGCGAGAATGTGATCCTGACGCTGACGATCTCAGGCACAGGCCCGGCGCTCATGATGCTGAATGACGTGTCGGGTGTGGGCTGGTACTTCGAGACAGGCCTCGGGGATCTGACGGACTATGGGACCCCGTTCTATGTGAACTCCACCGAACTGGCCTTGCCGGTAACGCTCACCTCGTTCGCGGCGAAACTCATGCAGAACGGCACGGGTGTCGTGCTCCAGTGGGCAACGGCAAGCGAGGTGAACAATTACGGGTACACCGTCCAGCGCAAGGCCGAGGCGGACGAGACGTTCACGGATGTTGCGGGAGCGTTCGTTGAAGGCCATGGCACCACGGTCGAGCCGCAGACGTACAGCTACACCGACAACAGCGTGCTGGCGGCAGGGAAGTACCAGTACCGGCTCAAGCAGCAGGACCTGAACGGCGCGGTGCAGTACTCGCAGAGCGTCATCGTCAACGTATCGGTCACGGACGTGGCGGAAGCGGCCCCGCGGGAGTTCGCGCTGATGCAGAACTATCCGAACCCGTTCAACCCGACCACGATGGTGAAGTTCTCGGTGCCATCCACCGGCCGGGCGACGATGAAGGTGTACAACACCGTGGGACAGGAAGTGGTGACGCTGTTCGAAGGTGTTGCCGAGGCCGGCCGGTACTATGCGGTGCCGTTCAATGCTGCAAGTCTGGCCTCAGGGGTGTACTTCTACAGGCTGGTGACGGAGCAGAAGACCGACGTCCGCAGGATGATGCTGGTGAAATAGTGTCAGGTGTTACTAACTAAAAGTGAATCACGTCCTGCCGCCAGGGACTGCTCCATATCCTTCGACGCCTGAACATCAATACGAGCCATGATCCGACACGGGGCGGGAGAGTCCTCCCCGCCCCGTGTCGGTTGGGCGAGTCGTTGCCGTCGAGGGCGATCCGGCCGCGATCGGTCGTGATTTTCATTGTGAAGTTCCCTACCTTAGAGCCATCCTTCCATTGACAGGTGCCGGTATGCTGATGCGAATGCAAGCGGTATTCGTTCTTGTTGTCCTGATCACACAGGCGGCTTTCAGTTGTACGTCTGCCGTCATCTCCGGCCGCGCGACACGGGACGGCCGGCCCATCCTCTGGAAACAGCGCGATACGGGTGTGCTCGAGAACAAACTCGTCTACGGTACGGGCGGCAGGTACCGGTACATCGGCGTCCACGATCAGACCGATGTCCATAATGAAGAGTGCTTCATGGGGAGCAATGAAGCAGGGTTCAGCATCATCAATACCGCATCGTATAACCTTCGTTACAAGACGTATGAGGGGAAGATGGACGAGGAGGGGAAGGTGATGCGTGAAGCACTGGCCACCTGCAGGACGCTTGCGGACTTCGAGCGCCTGCTTACGCGGACGGCGGGGGCGCGCGGTGTGGAAGCGAATTTCGGTGTGATCGATGCGTCAGGCGGTGCAGCGTACTATGAGACGGATCCGTATGCGTTCGTGAAATACGATGTCAATGACCCCGCGGTGGCCCCGCAGGGGTATCTCCTCCGCACCAACTTCTCCATGTCCGGCCCGGTCGACAAGGGCCAGGGGTACATCCGGTATCAAGCAGCATCCGATCTGTTCGCCTGGGCACGATTGGGGGATGGCCTCTCGGTGGAGATGATCCTCCTGGATGGCACATGCGACCTGAAGCACGCACTTGTCGGGACGGATCTGACGCGTGAACCACTCCCCGTGGATGAAGAGGCGCGGTCGATCGTCTATTTCGCGGACTTCATCCCGCGTTTCACTTCGGTCGGCTCCATGATCATTCAGGGAGTCCGGCAGGGCGAAGATGCCGCGGCGACCACGATGTGGACCGTTCTGGGTTCTCCGCTCACCACGCCCGTCATGCCGCTCTGGGTGGCGCATGCGGACCGCATCCCCGCCATGATGTTCTCCCACTCCTCGATGGCGGCGGCCTTGAATGCCCGGTCGCTTGCGTTGAAGGAACGGCTCTTCCCGATGAAGACCGCCGAGGGGCGGAACTATCTCGATCTGGCACGTGTGGTGAACCGCGCCGGCACCGGGACCGTCCAGCGCTTGCGACCGGTGGACAGGGAGATCATGCGGCGGACCGCCGCAGTGCCGCTGACGTCCACGGGACTCCGGGCTGCGGGCGATGTGGAATCACTGTACCGGTCCATCGGGCAGCTGATCCAGGAGTACTACCTCTCCTATGGATTATAACGTGAACAGGCCCTCCACACTCCTTCTTCTGGCGATGCTTATGGCTCATTCCGTTCATGCAGGTGCGCCTGCGGCCGACACGGTTG
This genomic window from Ignavibacteriota bacterium contains:
- a CDS encoding DNRLRE domain-containing protein, encoding MALATSIRSNGTTIQGYFAGRLDEVRIWNSARSQTQVRSTINDRIAAPQAGLIGRWGLDEAAGRTVNASAGTTANGTIPAATWNFGWVGGAPFNISTNTPPSASGVTVTGTPALKQVLTGSYSYVDAEGDLESGTTYRWLRNGTPIAGATSITYSPLIADAGTLLSFEVTPRAASGSPTGVPVVSAAVGPVTGTPDALSFGGTNAYVTFGTGTGLNLPTFTIETWFKRTGSGVSNTTGTGGLDAIPLIAKGAAEAEVATIDINYFLGIRASDGVLCADFEEGAAGTAPSQNHPVAGVTPIQNNEWYHAAATYDGTTWKLYLNGALDATLVVGQPVASTTTSPTALATSLRSNGTTAQGFFHGVMDEVRLWNGARTQSEIQSTLNLQIVTPQSDLVARWSLDEGAGTTVSGSAGTSWSGTVTGANFAWEVGAPFSLSPNQPPGATNVVVSGTPVVGQMLSGGYTYADPDGDPEGVSLFRWLRNGVAIAGATSLSYTLSQDDAGKVLVFEVTPVAAVGASIGTPVESAPAGPVGSSGVTSITLQNGLNGYAGMIDTHIREAAPSTSHGSLESVEWDSTESNVANTRKYALFRFEDLVGAGKIPANATIAQAALVYDVWDTGDSGLVYESALDWTEDVTYNAFGSTPGVQAADLGLFVGVAGGGSLGTRSVDVTASLGRWIATPSANHGWIVMYRGPDGSKVRSSEYPTIAQRPRLIITYSAGAPLMPVLVGPADGSTGTGTSPLLHVTVSDPDLDSLTVKFYGRAAGVSAQPDFTIAGLPDTQYYTAESNGGSNAIFKAQTQWIAANAGTRNIVYVQHFGDVTNTGSSEPEWKRADTTMSFLESPAPGLPYGISIGNHDQIGGTALYNQYFGTARFSGRPYYGGSFGPTNESHFVLFSAGTLQFIALSLNYSTPMNPAMLHWADSLLKAHGDRRAIVGSHSIIGTGNPASFSSEGQVLYDSLKDNPNLFLMLCGHVPGEGRRADTYNGHTVHTLLADFQSFTNGGNGWMRLLEFSPSNNLITVKTYSPTLGQYDTDATSQFTLPYDMQSAAPGTFQLLGTVGSVASGGSAQLVWPALAPETLHEWYVTVGDSSTTTIGATWSFSTGTSISADLKVMLQGPFVADSMSTTLASAGYLPLVQPYSAAPWSHGGGESVSSIPTGVVDWVLLELRTGTTGATKVATRAAFIKSNGAITDLDGISPVQFSGLPAGSYFVVVYHRNHLAVMSAATVALAASSEPYDFTTGPDKYYGGDAKEVATGVYGMWAGDVTGNGIVKYNLGGNDRLPIFQRVGGTNVNATVNGYYPEDVNLNGQVKYNLGGNDRLIVFQVVGGTNVNATRSTRVPN
- a CDS encoding T9SS type A sorting domain-containing protein; its protein translation is MKRLLVIAVVMILMSGIVMAAVTVRAGIFSAGTQTINVMAKPVGGGVISTISSISIPIAWETASGITITNVDYAPGLQQTDVGTSGIYSYAVYSLMPGTAITWAEGSENVILTLTISGTGPALMMLNDVSGVGWYFETGLGDLTDYGTPFYVNSTELALPVTLTSFAAKLMQNGTGVVLQWATASEVNNYGYTVQRKAEADETFTDVAGAFVEGHGTTVEPQTYSYTDNSVLAAGKYQYRLKQQDLNGAVQYSQSVIVNVSVTDVAEAAPREFALMQNYPNPFNPTTMVKFSVPSTGRATMKVYNTVGQEVVTLFEGVAEAGRYYAVPFNAASLASGVYFYRLVTEQKTDVRRMMLVK